A region of uncultured Draconibacterium sp. DNA encodes the following proteins:
- a CDS encoding (deoxy)nucleoside triphosphate pyrophosphohydrolase: MIQVTCAIIIDKGKILVAQNNKSSDHPLQWEFPGGKVKSGETEKECIVREIEEELNLTVEVEEALIPVEYDYKIKAIRLIPFVCSLASGEVKLNDHNAVKWVTIDELDELDLAEADKVLIQMNENRDRLKKYAREKMH, from the coding sequence ATGATTCAAGTTACCTGCGCCATAATTATTGATAAGGGAAAGATTCTCGTTGCTCAAAACAACAAAAGCTCCGATCATCCTTTACAGTGGGAATTCCCCGGAGGGAAAGTAAAATCGGGTGAAACAGAAAAAGAGTGTATTGTTCGCGAAATTGAGGAAGAATTAAATCTGACAGTGGAAGTTGAGGAAGCACTAATTCCGGTTGAATACGATTATAAAATTAAAGCCATTCGTTTGATTCCTTTTGTTTGTTCATTGGCTTCAGGTGAAGTAAAACTGAACGATCATAACGCTGTAAAATGGGTGACGATTGACGAATTGGATGAGCTTGATTTGGCCGAAGCCGATAAGGTATTGATTCAAATGAACGAAAACCGCGATCGTTTAAAGAAATACGCCAGGGAAAAGATGCACTAA